In the Telopea speciosissima isolate NSW1024214 ecotype Mountain lineage chromosome 2, Tspe_v1, whole genome shotgun sequence genome, one interval contains:
- the LOC122649503 gene encoding putative nuclease HARBI1 gives MDREHDSDSSGDSLLPLLVTGYAIQYLKRKRSIDEDSDDGTTSRITKQPMNTRQLTGHTWVFEMLSPDRPPRRVRRLFRMSREHFTGLVSALKERGLLANTKNITVEEQLSMAILMMAHNVRNDVIQELFQHSGETVSRHFHNVLAALRTFSREMVQPPSFEETPLQIKSNQKYYPFFANCIGAIDGTHISASIPLAKQVPYISSRKNKVTQNVCAACSFDMCFTFIWAGWEGSAHDNRILWEAINTPRLKFPHPPPGKHYLVDSEYTHMPGYMAPFKNVQYHQHDFRHTRPQGAEELFNFTHSSLRIVIERSFGVLKKRFPILKTMPTYSFKTQVLIVIACVAIHNFIRKQMTSDWLFEKAERGEFDDESEDDASDSDDYEDVNSANVVDNMQQQQWETYRKQIADQIEEAYKDLG, from the exons ATGGATAGGGAACACGACAGTGATTCCAGTGGTGACTCATTGTTGCCACTTCTTGTAACTGGTTATGCAATTCAATATTTGAAGCGCAAGCGAAGTATTGATGAAGACAGTGATGATGGAACGACTTCCCGAATTACAAAACAACCAATGAATACACGCCAACTCACAGGTCATACATGGGTCTTTGAAATGCTAAGCCCTGATAGACCTCCAAGAAGGGTTCGTAGACTATTTCGTATGTCTAGGGAGCATTTCACTGGGTTGGTGTCTGCATTGAAAGAACGAGGTTTATTGGCAAACACAAAGAACATTACAGTGGAGGAACAGTTGTCAATGGCCATCTTAATGATGGCTCACAATGTTAGAAATGATGTCATCCAAGAATTGTTTCAGCATTCGGGTGAAACAGTGAGCCGTCACTTCCATAATGTATTGGCAGCCCTACGAACATTCTCTAGAGAGATGGTACAACCACCCTCATTTGAGGAGACACCACTTCAGATCAAATCCAATCAGAAGTATTATCCATTCTTTGCCAATTGCATTGGTGCAATAGATGGAACACACATAAGCGCGTCAATTCCACTTGCAAAACAAGTACCATATATATCCAGtagaaaaaataaagttaccCAAAATGTATGTGCTGCATGTTCATTTGACATGTGCTTTACCTTCATTTGGGCTGGCTGGGAGGGTTCAGCACATGATAACCGAATCTTATGGGAAGCCATCAACACTCCTCGTCTAAAGTTTCCCCATCCGCCACCAG GAAAACACTATCTTGTTGATTCTGAATACACACATATGCCTGGGTATATGGCTCCTTTCAAGAATGTTCAATATCATCAACATGATTTTAGGCATACAAGACCACAAGGAGCTGAGGAGTTATTTAACTTTACACACTCATCATTAAGAATCGTTATTGAAAGATCATTTGGCGTCTTGAAGAAGCGTTTCCCCATTTTGAAGACGATGCCCACATATAGTTTCAAGACACAAGTATTGATTGTAATTGCTTGTGTAGCCATACACAATTTCATTAGAAAGCAAATGACATCGGATTGGTTATTTGAAAAGGCAGAGAGGGGAGAGTTTGATGATGAAAGTGAAGATGACGCTAGTGATAGTGATGACTATGAGGACGTGAACAGCGCAAATGTGGTAGATAATATGCAACAACAGCAATGGGAAACATATCGGAAACAAATTGCAGATCAGATTGAGGAAGCCTATAAGGATTTAGGATGA